Proteins encoded within one genomic window of Episyrphus balteatus chromosome 1, idEpiBalt1.1, whole genome shotgun sequence:
- the LOC129906046 gene encoding 3,4-dihydroxyphenylacetaldehyde synthase 2: MDSKEFREFGKAAIDFIADYMDTIRERDVLPSVSPGYLFDLLPKEIPEAPEKWQNILSDINTTIMPGLTHWQSPNMHAYYPTATSFPSIVGEMLSSGFGVIGFSWICSPACTELEVVVMDWLAKFLNLPSEFLHSSEGPGGGVIQGSASESVLVAVLAAREQAVKRIQTEHPDLSESEIRGRLMAYSGDQSNSCIEKACVLSAVPYRLLPAGDDLVLHGEALRQAVEEDKAKGLFPIICIATVGTTGTCAYDDVQGLGQVCKEENIWLHVDAAYAGAAFALPEYNELLRGLELVDSLNFNLHKFLLVNFDCCAMWLRDANQVSDSFNVDRIYLKHKYEGKSQVPDYRHWQISLGRRFRALKVWITFRSIGAEGLRAHVRKHIALAEQFEKFVLNDKRFEIVAKRALGLVCFRLRGDNSLTTSLLDRLMDRKKVYLIQAKYKDTHFLRFVVCGYNAEEKDVDFAWKEIKEQAELVLGSNKENKSIEPLKEHAVKNDVGQITEKIALLLSSDCEKLQ, translated from the exons ATGGATTCAAAGGAGTTTCGTGAATTTGGCAAGGCAGCAATTGATTTCATTGCCGATTACATGGACACTATTCGTGAACG cgATGTATTACCATCAGTTTCACCTGGATATTTGTTTGACCTACTCCCAAAAGAAATCCCAGAAGCTCCAGAAAAGTGGCAGAACATATTATCGGACATCAATACAACTATAATGCCCGGACTTACACATTGGCAATCTCCAAATATGCACGCTTATTATCCAACAGCAACATCATTTCCATCAATTGTGGGAGAAATGCTATCCAGTGGGTTCGGAGTGATTGGTTTTAGTTGG ATTTGTAGTCCAGCATGCACCGAACTAGAAGTTGTCGTAATGGATTGGCTTGCAAAATTCCTCAATCTCCCTAGTGAATTTCTGCACTCATCCGAAGGACCTGGCGGTGgtgttattcaaggttccgctAGTGAATCAGTTTTAGTTGCAGTGTTAGCTGCTCGAGAACAAGCAGTTAAGCGAATTCAAACAGAACATCCAGATTTGTCCGAGAGCGAAATTCGTGGTCGCTTGATGGCTTATTCAGGAGATCAAAGTAACAGCTGTATTGAGAAAGCTTGTGTTCTATCAGCTGTTCCATATCGTCTTCTACCAGCTGGTGATGATTTGGTTCTTCATGGAGAGGCTCTCCGTCAAGCTGTTGAAGAAGATAAAGCCAAAGGCTTGTTCCCCATCATTTGTATTGCAACAGTGGGAACAACTGGAACATGTGCCTACGATGATGTTCAGGGCTTAGGACAAGTTTGCAAAGAGGAAAATATTTGGCTGCACGTAGACGCTGCTTATGCTGGAGCTGCATTCGCTCTTCCCGAATATAATGAGCTTCTTCGAGGCTTAGAGTTGGTAGATTCATTGAACTTTAATCTCCATAAGTTTCTTTTGGTTAATTTCGATTGTTGTGCAATGTGGCTTCGTGACGCTAATCAAGTTAGTGATAGCTTCAACGTGGATCGGATTTACTTGAAGCATAAATACGAAGGAAAATCTCAAGTTCCAGACTACAGACATTGGCAGATTTCACTCGGAAGACGCTTCAGAGCTCTAAAAGTTTGGATTACTTTCCGATCAATCGGAGCCGAAGGATTGAGGGCTCATGTTCGCAAGCACATTGCACTTGCTGAGCAGTTCGAAAAGTTCGTCTTGAATGATAAGCGTTTTGAGATTGTTGCCAAGCGTGCTCTTGGATTGGTATGTTTCCGATTACGTGGAGACAATAGTTTAACAACGAGTCTACTTGATCGTTTGATGGACCGTAAAAAGGTTTATTTGATTCAAGCCAAATACAAAgatacacattttttgcgtTTTGTCGTTTGTGGCTATAATGCAGAGGAAAAAGATGTCGATTTTGCATGGAAGGAAATCAAAGAACAAGCTGAATTAGTTTTAGGAAGTAACAAAGAAAACAAGTCCATCGAACCTTTAAAAGAACATGCAGTTAAAAATGATGTTGGTcaaattacagaaaaaatcgCATTGCTTTTAAGTAGTGATTGCGAGAAACTACagtga